The genome window GGTCTGGCTCGCATCACCAACCCTCAGGTACTATGACGCTTTTGCTTCTTTCTGATTCAGTGTCCGCTAGAACATGTATCTTATTGTGGACCCTCATATTTGAACTGCTTCCTCTAAAGCGCTGCTAGTTTTGATGATTCAATTGAAATATTCAGCTTAGCGTTCAAGTTGTTGGCTAAAATGCCCAAGTTGATGACTTTGGTTTGGATACTTATAGGTGGTCCGcttgatttttaatttatttgtaaatgaGAAGTGGGAAattaaaggaaacaaaaaagaaattagctTTTCTTTATGAAAATATTCAATGAATTGAAAAACTCGATAATGCGAGTGAAAATGGAATTAGAagtgagaaaaataaagagatttGGACGTTTTACCAATTTGAAAGATGTTTTAATGACATTTTGTggtgttgaaaaaaaatcttgtatgAGTATGCCATGCTTCAAGATTGCTTGCACAAAAGCTCCAGTATTCGGCTACTAGTTTCTCATCCCACACTTTGCATGATTGAGGCTTTTACAAACAGAACTGAAGTTTGAGAAAACTGTTGGAATACAAAATGTTGATGTCACTAGTTTGATCCGGTAAACAAGAGAATGTTGTACCCAAAAAAGTTTTGACTCTATCATCGTATAGATAAATAAACTTAAGGACACGATATCTCTTCTGTAGGTATGTCTTGTTTGtgggaagtttggaaaaaaaaattacagttAAGACTATTCTGTAAACTTGTTTCTTCAATTACATTTTCCCTTAAATGGAGCCTCGAGTGAAGAGCAGAGAGCCATGGGCTTGCTTCTTCTCATAGTGTTCCAGACATTGATTGCCTTGCTATTTCTGAGGGATGGTTTGGTTCCATCTCTTTGTGAATTTTGCAGAGGCATACAAGTAATTCATCTCCTGTTGATTCatcattttatgtttttgccctaaaccctaaccGTATATCCTTTTGTTGAGTCAGTTTACAACACCCTTATAATTCAGTTTCTTTTGAAGGAATTGCAGATATTACATTACTTGGACAACAGGCGAAAGGTGCACAAGGATGCAATAAACTTTTGTCAGAACATTTTGCACCACAAGCCTGTTGAGTGGAAATCCATAGTACGCAACAATCTATCAGAGCCCATCCGTGATGTGGACCTTGTTGTTACAGTTGGTGGTGATGGCACTCTGTTACAAGGTAGCCATTTCATTGATGACTCGGTTCCAGTTCTAGGAGTGAATTCTGACCCCACACAACCTGAAGAGGTTAGTTTAGCTAAGCCATAGAGTGTTAGCCTTTATGTCATCATATTAGTTCACTTCACCAAGTCTCACTTAATTGCTCGTAATCAGTTCAtcgttttttaatttttttcctgcTTTTGAGGCAGATACTCATATAAATCATTGCAGCTTATCTACTGTATTTTACTTCGTTAGGTTGAGAAGCTCAGTAATGAAATTGATGCTAATAGAAGCACAGGCTATCTTTGCGGTGCAACTGTCAACAACTTTGAACAGGTAAAACTCTGCCAATGAATTCAGTTGATTGGAGACAATCAGTTTGGTTCCTCATTTCGAGGGTGTATTTAAAACTAGTCAGTACTTGAAGGAAAGGAAACATCTAATGTTCACAAAAGAGTTAGGCATTCATCTTCAACATAAGTTTCTATGTCATGCTCAAACTTTTAGTTACGAGGAATATTTCCATCAAAATGATCCCTAGTACTACTTCTCTCCAGTAACCACCTTCTTTAAAGGAGAGTAAGAGTTCTCAAAGGAAATCCATTTGCGTGCAGAATCCGTCCTGCTCTTGTGTTAAAGGCatctcttttgttctttttaggTACTGGACAGTATCCTCGAGGATCGAGCTATTCCTTCCAAATTGACAAGGATATCCGTATCCGTAAACTCACAACTGCTTTCAACTTATGCTcttaatgatattttaattGCACATCCATGTCCAGCGGCACTTTCACGGTTCTCATTCAAGTAACGTTCTTTCATGATCTGATGGTCAGATAGCTGTATATTCAACTGGTTTCTTTAGTTAACATGCATCTAACTTTTATTCTTTAAATTCCTCAACTTCCCTCCCCACCtcaaagcaaaataaatttatagatTAGAGATCATTGTTTGCAGAATTAAAGGGGATGACCAGACATGCGCCCCCTTAGCGCACTCTCGATCAAGTGGTCTCAGAGTTTCAACAGCTGCTGGATCAACAGCTGCAATGCTCTCAGCAGGCGGGTTTCTGATGCCCATATTATCCCAGGATCTCCAGTATATGGTAAGAGAGCCCATCTCACCAGGAGTGGCCTCAAGCTTAATGCACGGGTTAATCAAATCTCATCAGTCCATAGAAGCTACATGGTTTGGTAAAAAGGGGGTCATATATATTGATGGTTCTCATGTTTCCTATACTATAAAAAATGGGGATGCCATTGAGATATCTTCCAAGGCCCCAATTTTGAAGGTTTTCTTGCCTCACCATTTACAGAACATTAGTGAAGAAACGTGAGGAGACATAtttagataaaaataaattaaacatttTTTGTAAATACAAGCTGTGCATACGTGCGGAACTTTTGTAAACATGCCTCCTCACGTGTTTGTAAGATTTTGATTCTTTGATTTCCAGGAGAAATTTACTAAGTTCAACATAGCTATGTAGACATGGTGAATGTATACAAATGGAATTGTTTTGGTTTCCTCATCATTAATTGGTTGCATACAGCAGCTATATGATCTGTTAAGACTGCAATCCTATATTACGTTTTTTTCCCTCCCACCTACCAATTATTACCacttaatgaaaattttctgATCGTCATAAATTGCATAAGGGATTTCCAGTGGAGAAGAGGGGAAGGGGGAAGAGTGAGAGGTGAATCAGTTTCCAGCATGCAAACCCTTTGCCATTTAAACTATTAACACAACACGTCCATCTTTGATGTGGGATACTCTCGACAGCTTCACCCAAAGCAAAGGGTCAGCACGAAGGCATGTTACgagaatttctttttttttttttttttttttcctaaaaaagaaattatagtCATAGTAAACATATCCGGCATGACCTTCAGCAAACAGTGAACTCTCGACTTCAAGCCTAGAACCTGAAAATCCAGGTCATGAAGATTCAGCAATGGATTATTGGCAGCAATGTAAATTTAGCAGAACCAAGATTGAAACTTACGTGAACATCTGGGGACGGTTACGAGAGAGCTGAGGCCTCTTTATTGGGGAGAGTATCAAGTTCCTTAAGGTCATTGAGGGGTTGCTAGCTCCAGTTCCAAACATAGGGTGAGCACCAGCCCTTCTGTTCACAGCATCAACTGGAATAGCAGCTTGTTTTGCCGGTGAGCCAACAGAGATGTCAAAAGGACCACCAGAGTTTGAACTATTCTGTCTTGCTGGCCATATATCCTCCTTTGGCCCTGGAGTTTCAGGAGTGAGAACCGGCCAATCTGCAAGAAATAAGTCAACTGGTTTTCGAAATATTTGAGCCAGCAAAAAAACATAATGCTATGAAGTACTGTTCAGTGTCATGATAGCATCAAACGTCAAAACTTTGTAGtgttatttttcaaaattagtATATGGATTTTCTGTACTCTTATACAATATTATTTCTAGTATGTCATGAAATACTATCCCGGTGTTGACAATTAGTCGATTGAACTGTAATTCTGCAACTTTAAAAGGATAAAAGTTACCTTTTCTAACAGCTTCTCTGTTATCCAAGATGTTAGCTTGGTTTGAGAAAAGATCAGGCTCATTTCTTGAATAGAAATTGGTCGCAGGTTGAAGGGCGGATCGTTTAACTGACTCGTACTCACTCCTCAATTGATCATACATTTCATCTAGTTTTCTCTTCTGTCTGGTGGTACATGAAAAGTCAAGAAAATCAATATATTAGGGCCCCAACAATGCAAATATGCCTCAGGAAATAGTATCAGTAGGTGGGGAATGGACACAAGACCTGGATTTCTCTGCAAATTTTTCCTGGAGCTCCTGCTTATCTTTGGACAAGCTTTCAATCTCTTGTTCCATCATTTGACACCTCTTCGCCATTTTCTGGTATGCAGTATGCACCTGTTCCAATTTCTCAGTGAACTTTTCTTGCATTGCTTCACATTTCTGCCGGAATTGAGCTACTATTCTGTTCATCTTGAACTGCATTTCCAGTTCCTTTTGCCCAATGTAAAACATGATACTCCTGTGTGCACTCTTCATTACTAAGAACATTGTTAAGGGAAACATGTACAGACCATTGTCTCTGTTACAAAACAGTGAGAAAAATTGCTTACAATATACAACTTATTTGGTTTGGTCACTCCCTCATAAAAAATGCACCAATGGCTTTGTGCTATCCCATTTTATGCTGTTCTTTCCAGATAATGGAGCAGTTTTCAAGTATCAGATTATTAAATTGCAGAGCAAATGGAAAAGGATACATATCTGTGGAGACACTCCAGCCATGGCCATCTGAAACAGAATATGTTAGAACGTTAGCAAGAAATCAAGTTAAAGGATACAGAATGTAAGGAAAAGTAATAGTACCAAGCAGGGGGGAAGATTCCATTGAATAAGGTAATATAAAGTTTGAAGACAAGCTAAGTCTATCCATTTAGGAATGCTTGCTTACATTTACCCATTCATCGTTTGGATTGATATCCACAGGTTTCATAAGACTGCCAAGAATAGAGAACAATGAGATAGGCAGAATTAAATAAGACAACTGCTTTATGAAAGTAGGAAACAGGTTTGCCACATTGTTTCTATTAAAAACCCAAGTATTATTGGTGCCAGGAGCTGTCAAATtacagttttcttttttttggtaagaTAATAAAACTTGCCTTTTGGGTTCTATCAAAGAATTGCTTAAACTGGTTCTTACAGGAAAATAATTCTGCAGCAACCATTGATGCCAGAAACAGAATAAATTTTGTCTTCAGCATTCATTCCATGTAGTCCATATATTTACACTCTCATattacttattattattaacaaagaaaaaactacAACCTCTCATTTTATGTTCATGGATGCTAAGCAGACCTGCACACCTAAAAAAGGCCAAGGCTTAAAGAATACAAATTCCCAGACAAATGCTAGATTGTCTAAGATCTTTACCAACTCTTACCTCTTAGAGAGCACTTGATCACAAATGGGACATGCTCCATCATTGCCAAGGATCTTGCTGGCATCCTCTGTGCCTTTTCACACTATTAAGGAAACTTCTATGCAAATATACCAATCAACCCTAAAtccacaaaaaagaaaaaagaaaagttacaGCTATAAAACTGTAGAGGGAAAATTTTCCTTTGCATAGGATACACAAAAGGTGGCCACAGGTGGTGGAAACAGCTCGCCCTTCTAGTTCTCGCCAACACGCATTGCATCTCATTTTAGCCTTCAAAGACAATCTCTAATGCAATGGCATGTCTGCGGCATATAAAACATGTTGATCAACAACGCTATCTCAAGGTTTCTCAACTGATTTATATGCCTGCTGTTATTGGTTTCAAATGAGAAACCAGAGAGGCTTGTAGCCAAATAAACAAAGGAAGCAtaatatttttccaatttagAGAAGATATAAGCATGAGGTGAAGTCATGCTTCAATGACATGGACATACAAAGAAACTACCATAACGCAAATGACGTCTCATGAAGACAAATTAGCAAAAGAAGATACTAGTCTGTTCATAATGGACACAAAAGGCATGATGGTTTTGAAATTCAGAGTAGTTGTTACAACTTACAAACGggaattcaaaattaaagCAATGAAAGAGAACCTGTCCCAAAAATGCAGTTTAGTTTTGAAGTCTTAAGTGActagaaaatttcaaaaacattGAAAAGCTAAGATGCTAATCTCATATTTTGATGATAATAGAGAAGCCTCATGAATTTCAGTCAAGTTGGATGATTGAGCTAACAAAACTGGTTGCGAACTCAGGTATCACAACTAATCAAAACTGGAGCGAAGAAAACTTCACCCTTAAGTTTTTCCACTTAAGTCATGCATTTAACAAATTACATAATGAGGTATTTCAACAAGTATGAAGTTTACAGTCAAGTGGTGCACTCCGTACTACAAGACTTCGAAACAGCATAGAGATCTGTTATGTGTACGTTAAAACACTCTTGGTATGTTAACTCAGGTAAGGGTAGGATGCTCCTCTATTTAAATCACTTACTCAAGTCTGTTTTTACCGACAACAGTTAGCACAACAAAAAACCATTCCATCAGGTTTTAATCTTATACATGTTAGGTAATTTATTCATCTCATGAAATACTAAACTACTTTAGGTCAGCAATATCAAATATGCCACAAATTCGAAGAATGAGAAGATTGACATGAGCTTCATATGCGACTattaacataaaattttagccatagttgtgtgtttttttttcactttccaccAAAACTTTGAACCAATGTCTGAAGTAGAAGTAAAGAACTCACTGAGTATTTTATATATGAGAAATATGTTAAATCAATTATGtccaaattaacaaaaatttctttttaaattactCTCTTTTTGTTCATCATTTCTACGGCAAAAATatgcagagaaagaaaataccTTCATGCTCACTGACAATataatttcagaaataaaaagcATAAAAATACCGAAGACTACCCATCAATAAGTACTTATTGCATCGTATATGCAAATTCCTTTGATTTTAACGTTTTCTCAGCGACCAAACAGAGAAAAGAGCGTTCTAACCTTGAAAATAGGATCGTACCTGAACGTTAACCAAAATTCTGCGCCAAAACTTTGATTTAGTTGCTTGCGAAGAAAGCTTTCGAACTATAGGCTAATTGCGATTTTGCGCTCGTAAAACTTGGCCGTTTCACGGTGTAAGCTCCGATCAGTAAAATAAACTTCCTGAAAACGCCAAGGAAAGTAAAAATTACAGATGAAAGGACGAGAAAATTGACGATGAAATCCAAATCACGGCATGGTAAAACTTACAGAGATTTATCGCAAAAGctgaatttttctttgttcttttgtcTCTTCCAATTGGAAAAATGAGTTTTCAGCTATACGGAGGAAACGCAGGGAGAGAACTGAAGAAAAGCCCTAGGGGTTTGAGAATGGATTTGGCGGGAAATGTTCTTGCTCTGGAAGATTGGTGTGTACAGCTTCTGATTCGAATCAGAAATGGCGGGGACAAGTCACGAGCTCTGGTTTGAGATTTTGTTTATGAGAACGAAACgtttttttgtgattttaaatTCCAAGAACCGTGGCGATATGTAGGCCTGGCGATATGATATTCGGGTCGGTTTTAATTGATATGAATGGCCCGACTCGAGCCCAAGTCTCTATGagcggtttttttttttttagggtgaAGAAACGGGGCTAAAGcccaacaaagaaattaaacaatagCTCGAGACTTACAGACTCCAAATAAATCTTCACTAAGAAAGGACCTAATACTGTCAGGAGGGTCATGGAAGGTTGACAGACCCAACTCAAGACATGAACCCAATTCAACTAGTTTATCTACTACCACGTCGCACTCACGATATACATGATGAATAGAACAAACCcagtttttgtttatatagTTTTGGCATCCCCACTACATACCAGCAAGAGGATGAAGGTCTTCCACATTTTTGTTAAGAAGGTGTACTGCGGTTGCTGAGTCAGACTCAAGCACAACTGCACTACAACCTATATCCCAAGCAATTTTCAGTCCAAGATAGATGCCCCATAACTCAGCTTCCAAGACTTGTCCTGCATCAAGATTAACAGCAAAGCCTCTCATCCACTGCCCAGAACTATCTCTTAGTACACTCTCAACAGCAATGCGTCTATCCTCACATTTTCTGCACccgttggtattgattttaatcACTCCTTTATTTGGATATTGCTAAGAGAGCGCAGCAAGAGAGCAAGTGagttttctagtttttttcAATATTGGCCTGTGTCCAATCTGCAGCAGCCATAAGAATGACGTGTCTATGAACGTTTTCTATAACTCACCCACCACCTAAACCTAATATTTCTAAAATGATTATGAATTCTAAAATCCCTAAAAGCGTACATttatttttgatttgtttttaggTATAGACATGCCCACCATATGTGGGCCATGGGGtgtagtgtttttttttttttttttggttgaaatcgAATTTCATTAAATAGAAGGTCAAAGTCAGATTACTATGGGGTGGAGTTGGGGCTGCTACGGTAATCATCTTGTGTGAAATTGTCAACTTAGGATTATGTATTCATTATAACAAAACAGTGCTATTTCTGTTACATGTAAGTTTATTTTGCTTATTGAGTGATATTTCTCTTCTCAACGTTGTAAGAGATCCCAAAGTCGAATTCTCCTCTCCTCCCTtatcaattaaaaagaaaaagaaaaaggatcaCATGTAAAGACCATATAGTTTCCATCTCCAATAGTTAAGTGTTACCAATACTATACTGAGCTTCAAGACCATAGGGATCCCAATTTCTACAAGTACACAATTAACAGAGGTCCAATTGGGCATGTACAAATTGACCTTCCATACCATGTAGCCCTGGCCTTCTTGAACATGTGGAGATCCCAAACGATCACAACCCTATTTGCTATTTGCTTTTTAATTGTAAAACTCACAATGGTGGGAACTACATAAGGTTCTTCATAAAGGGCCTTATTTTGTATAGGCTAGGCTGTCCTCTCCAAGGAATCTCATTCCTTACTTCATTGAAAAATCAAGAATAAGTATATATCTCGCATTACTTTTTAATTCATAACTGCACGTAAATAACTTGTAACGAAAATGATTCATTCAATCTATATCTCCGTTTCAAGTTAGTAACATGTACAAGGGAGCCCACAAATACCACTAGAAGAAAGCAACAAGACACCTATCATGACTATCTTTCCTCAATGAGCACTCTTCTAGTTATCTTGTACATATGTTGTTggttttctttattaaaaagcaaaattgtAGCAATAGTCCTTTCTTACTTTACTTTTAGTCCTTAAACCTCAAAAATTGTTATAATCATCATTTAATTAGATATCGTGTTGCATTATTGGTCACTCCGTCAATTCTGTAAGATTTTCGGTCAAAATTAAAGGTAAATTGAGAAATTCTtgtcaaatatttattaaataaataaactatttaaagaaaaaaaaaccactgaCACTACCCAAAAAACAGCCACTTTATCCCCATCCCCACTTACCCAAATTTATCACCACAACCACCCACCTCAACTCAACAGCTTCACCTCTACGTTTTTCCCTGCATCACCGAGTTCAAGCTCAGCACCACCAGGCTCAAACCCATCAAAATGAGCAAACCCTCTTCCACCCCACCAACAGTCCAccccaatctctctctctctctctctctctctctctctctctctcagagtTCGGTTGCCGCATCCCCTTTTGGTACAATTCTATATAAAATTGAAtttcttgattttatttatttattgaactTCCCTTTTTCATTCTTGAATTGTTGTTGATTGGCTTCGTTCCATTTGGACATTAGTGTTTAGTTCTCAGATTAAGAGGCTGAGTTGCTGAGGTAAGGGGAGGGTCGTGCGACTGGGCTGAGAAGTGGTGAGGGTGGTAATTGGGTAAAAGTCTTATTTGCCCTTCAAAAAAATATCAGGCGCATCGCATATGATCAATTTTGACGAAAAAACTATTAGAGTTGACAGAAAAGACGAACGGTGCAACGCgatatttaattaaaagacCACCGTAATAATTTTTGAGGTTGAGCCTTAACCCTTCAATTTAGGACCACCTACCCTACAACTCATTTAGTTGAAGACTTGAACAATAAAGGCATCCCATGCCTACCAAACAATACCAGTCCTTGGGTGAGCCCTCTCATTAATTTTTGTACCCGAAATAAAACGCCCCAAGTTGCTCCAGTGTCCATTCTAAAAACATAGTGGATATATAGACTTAGTCAAGTTAATTAAAACAGATGTGATCCCTATTCtacttataaattaaaataaagtaaaatattattaagatatttagtgatatacccatttctagcactaatattataaataatatctacacaattgaatttctataaacaaacccaaaaaaaacccaaaaaatgatagctaaccttattgaatttaatattgattattaaattactttgatgccctattgagtgctttgggtatttttatgagattttggggttcttgttttaagaaattgatggcctaaatgggctttgggtgtgtttctaaagtcctaTTTGGgctcccatattgggtataatagtgattctcccaatattatttatataaaaaattaaagaaaacacacCATGGATCCGAATCAATCAAAACCCGACCCGAGTGGAGTGTGCAAGCAATTGAGCTAAGATATTTGTTAGTAGAGGAGTATTGTAATTTACAGTTGCAAAGCAACGGCGGCCTCCTACGCCACGACACTTGTTAGAAACCTCCACGTGTACAAATTGAAATGGCTTGCTGGCCTCAAAAATCACTCATTTACTAGCTCCTCCTCCAACTGttgagagagaagaaaccCAAGAAGAGATTTTTGAAGGGtttagaaagagagaaagagatgaaGATACAGTGCAACGTGTGCGAGGCAGCTGAGGCCAACGTACTATGCTGTGCAGACGAGGCAGCTCTGTGCTGGGCTTGTGATGAGAAGGTTCACAAAGCCAACAAGCTCGCAAGCAAGCACCAGAGGGTTCCTCTGTCTGCATCTCACATGCCCAAATGCGATATCTGCCAGGTACTTAAATCCCACATCAAAAagttgcttttttttcttcttaagaatatgaaaatcaacatgggttttgtttgaaatttgagtTCATGATTTGCAGGAGGCAGTTGGGtattttttctgtttagaAGATCGAGCTTTGCTCTGTAGAACATGTGATGTTGCTATACACGCTGCTAATAGCTTGGTGTCAGCTCACCGGAGGTTTTTGCTCACCGGAATCAAAGTTGGCCCTGAGCCAACTGAGCCTGATtctggaggtggtggtggtggtggtggtggtgttgttggtgttggtgttggtgcctcttcttcttctgtcaaGTCACGTTCTGGGTCTGGGTCTGGGTCGAGATGCGATACGCACAATCCAATGCCTGTGGAGTGCAAGGTAGCACCGGCCGGTGTTGATGTGATGCCTTTTGCTGGGGGTTCTTCAGCTGGGACTGTTCCTCAGTGGCATATAGATGACTTTCTGGGACTCTCTGATTTTGATCAGAGTTTTAGCTACACTGAAAATGGATCTTCCAAGGTGTGTGGCCATGGTGTCCAATGTTCAATTGTTATTAGAATTTATGATATGGTACTGCTGCTATATTcatattacaaaattgtggcacctatttttctgtttaataAGAAATTTGGAAAGAAAGTACTGCAATTTGGTCTCAAACTCTCAATAGTCAATTCATAAGATTGCACTGCATTTGCAAACAGGAATGTCTTATAGGCTTGTGCTCTGGGTCACACTGACCCATTTTTACCCCTGTTTTGTTGCAAACCCCTTATGCTTATTGAAGAACCGACTTAAATTAGGCTATCAAGTAGAAGACAGAATTCAAGactcctttatttttttcttaaaagaaaaaaatgaagtacCCTTTGTGACTGATGACCTACTCcttgtcatatttttttctagGCCTTATGGTTATCTCAGTGCATAATGGTGCTTCTATTTTGTGCTATTTCTatcaggctgactgcggtAAACTTGGGGAGTATGACTCACCAGCTTTAAAATCATCTGAGGAGGAAATGGAAGATTATGAGTGCATAGGTGAGGTGCCAGAGACCTCTTGGATGGTACCCCAGATACCTTCCCCACCTACAGCCTCGGGACTCTACTGGCCTAGAAGTTCTCAGATTTCATCTGATTTTGCAATGTTTGTTCCAGACATTTGCCACTCACAAATGCAAAACCCTCTTTATTCTCAACATAATGGTACCGTCTCAAAACGTCGTAGGCAATTCTAGTCCTTGCTACAAAAGTTACCATATGTTGGATTTGTTTGACTGTGCTTATAATATCATTTTGTGTACCGTTCTTTCTTCTCTAGAGTAGAATAAGTGTAATATTATGCTATGGTATCTGTTGAAAGTAGATTTGTCTTACTTACCACTTTCCATGTAGTGTCTGTAAACATcttttcacaaaataaaaataaattagttgtATTTGGTTACTGCATCATATGGAGTTGATTTTTTCCCATTAAGATTTACAAGGTTCTCCTTTGTTCGATAGGAAAGTCAGAGTTGTTACCATGCTCATAAAATTCAATGAATTCAAGAACCCAGACCTAGTGGTTGGATGTTCTGATATTTCTATACTGAGAACCTTGCAAAGTTGTCATAAATTCAATTACCTGGTGATAAATCTGTAGTCGTTTTTTCAGATGCTTTGAAATGTTGAAGCTATGGTCACTTACTGGCTCCTTGGTTGCTTCAATAGTTCTGAAATTTTTATGCTGGTTCAAATATCTCAGCTGGGCTGATGTGACATCTTAGACAATCGTAACAACTGATGACCTGTCCATGACTGTTTGCCTCCCATGTCTTGTGCATTGGCTTCTCTCTTTCACATGCAGTTTACAGAGGCTCACAAGGGCTGATGCTagcattttttatatttgatatGGTTAAGACTGTGAAGCAGTATGATTGAACTAATATGTCATTGGTTCTC of Prunus dulcis chromosome 4, ALMONDv2, whole genome shotgun sequence contains these proteins:
- the LOC117626229 gene encoding B-box zinc finger protein 22 isoform X2 — protein: MKIQCNVCEAAEANVLCCADEAALCWACDEKVHKANKLASKHQRVPLSASHMPKCDICQEAVGYFFCLEDRALLCRTCDVAIHAANSLVSAHRRFLLTGIKVGPEPTEPDSGGGGGGGGGVVGVGVGASSSSVKSRSGSGSGSRCDTHNPMPVECKVAPAGVDVMPFAGGSSAGTVPQWHIDDFLGLSDFDQSFSYTENGSSKADCGKLGEYDSPALKSSEEEMEDYECIGEVPETSWMVPQIPSPPTASGLYWPRSSQISSDFAMFVPDICHSQMQNPLYSQHNDALKC
- the LOC117626229 gene encoding B-box zinc finger protein 22 isoform X3, with translation MKIQCNVCEAAEANVLCCADEAALCWACDEKVHKANKLASKHQRVPLSASHMPKCDICQEAVGYFFCLEDRALLCRTCDVAIHAANSLVSAHRRFLLTGIKVGPEPTEPDSGGGGGGGGGVVGVGVGASSSSVKSRSGSGSGSRCDTHNPMPVECKVAPAGVDVMPFAGGSSAGTVPQWHIDDFLGLSDFDQSFSYTENGSSKADCGKLGEYDSPALKSSEEEMEDYECIGEVPETSWMVPQIPSPPTASGLYWPRSSQISSDFAMFVPDICHSQMQNPLYSQHNAGLM
- the LOC117626229 gene encoding B-box zinc finger protein 22 isoform X1, with product MKIQCNVCEAAEANVLCCADEAALCWACDEKVHKANKLASKHQRVPLSASHMPKCDICQEAVGYFFCLEDRALLCRTCDVAIHAANSLVSAHRRFLLTGIKVGPEPTEPDSGGGGGGGGGVVGVGVGASSSSVKSRSGSGSGSRCDTHNPMPVECKVAPAGVDVMPFAGGSSAGTVPQWHIDDFLGLSDFDQSFSYTENGSSKADCGKLGEYDSPALKSSEEEMEDYECIGEVPETSWMVPQIPSPPTASGLYWPRSSQISSDFAMFVPDICHSQMQNPLYSQHNGTVSKRRRQF